The Loxodonta africana isolate mLoxAfr1 chromosome 1, mLoxAfr1.hap2, whole genome shotgun sequence genomic sequence TGAAAATCCTATTGCTCATAACAGAATAATGcccaatattgtgctggaagatgatctcTCTGGATTAGAAGGcagtcaaaatacacagtggccgcaacaatagaCTGCagtataccaacaattgtgaaaatggcacaggaccaagagtcatcatgagtcagagctaacttgaCAGTACCAACAGTAACTTGACAGTaaagaacaacaacatggtaaatataaatttgtatatacatatatggaaaccctggtggcgtagtggttaagtgctatggctactaaccgaaaggtcagcagttcgaatccactagatgctccttggaaactctatgggggcagttctactctgacctatagggttgctatgagtcggaattgactcgatggcaacaggtttggtttggtcttttatacatatacatcaaaaatttaaatatttttatttctaaaataagcTACATGTAgcataaaaatgaataaacctgTACTGCAAATCAGTCACAAATCATTATAATAATTTCTGatcttttgttgatttttataaGCTGTGCATGTATTTTGGATTGTATGTTGGAGGCTGGTATCTTCCTCTGTGAAGGCCATCATGTGCTGGGGTAGCTTTTTCCTGCAGCTATGACTCTCAGTGGGTTTCTAgatccttttacttctttttacaCTTGTCTCATGGACGGCTAGAGGAGGTAGAGCCTTCTCAGTGTTGCTAGCCCCAGAGTGCTTCACCACCCCTGGTAGGCATTAACCCTGCCCTCAGCTTTATAAATAGGCATTTCATTAAAGTCTTCTTAGTCACCCCTTCTCCgcctttttttaattgtcataGATATACAGGTAACAAAtcatttgccttttcaacattcttcacatgtcaAAATTTGGTGACATTTGTtatatttatcatgttgtttagTCGTTATCATTACCCATTTCCTAATTTTCCCATCatgcttaacagaagctcagtgtcccctaagtagTGACTtgcccttcccccctcccccacacccacccctggtagccactaataaactttggtctctatatacttacctattctagatatttcatataaatggaatcatacaatatttgtccctttgtcaGGCACCTTTTTTAAGTGCTCTTTTTCACTTCTTGCTGGAACTCTCCTTTATTCAGCTTTATATATTGATTTGTAATTCTTTATATGCATATCTTTTTCCTTACCTTGATTATGCACCTGTCAAGGGCTcaggtgatatgatcttataccccCAGCACCATGCACAATGAGGTAAATCCTATAAGGAAGTGCACAGGATAATAAAAAAGGCATTATAAAATGTATGTTATAACCTGGGAAAGGCCAGGTCTGACAAGGGTGAAAACCtctgttggaatcaactggatggcaaccaacaacgaTAACAAAAGGTAACAGTATAAGAGTATATTGTTGAAAGGGGTTTAACCAAGGCTTCTCTTCCTTATAAATCCCTTGAGGAGTCTCCAGCTGGAAAGAGAGGGAGTAAGTGCGCAAAGGGAACTGGGAACCTCCTGAGAGGACATCTTGGAACATCTTGTTGGGCTGAGATGGCCTTACACTGAGTCAACAGAAAGGACATGATCCGTGTGCTCTGTCGGCCCCTCCCCATCTGTCCTAGTGCTTAGAtagagtgctgctataacagaaataccacaggttggtggctttaaagagctgaaatgtattttctcacagttcagaagcctggaagtctgaattcagagtgtgaCTATAAGGAGAAGTTCTTTATTTCAGCTTGTAGTACTTGGTGATCCTTAGAGTTCCTGGGCATATAGATTCGTCTTCCTCCATCGTCTTCAGATaacatctgtcttcccccgtTTGTGcgtgcttctgtgtctaatctgctctctttgtaactcagaagtgattaggtttaggacacagcgTACACTGATgacataaccaagaaaaccctattcccgaTCAGgctcacatccacaggtatattggtcaggattccaacacatatttggcgGGGGTGGGTTATGGGGGcacgcaattcaatccacaacacctcCCTTTGTACATGTTAATGCAATGTTATTTGGAAaaaggatctttgcagatgtcatcaaGTTCAGATGGGATCAATGACGGGTGTCCCCATTCAGttaccattgagtagattctgattcatggtgactccatgtgtgacagaatagaactgtactccatagggttttcaatggttgatttttcggaagtagattgccaggtcttacttctgaggcttctctgggtgtacgcaaaccgccaaacttttggtcagcagctgagcctattaatcatttgcaccactcagggactccagtatCCCACAAGAAGAGGGAAATTTGGACAGACATGCGCACAGAGAGATCACCAAGtgatgacagaggcagagattgaagtgatgtgtctacaagccaaggaatgccaaggatagCTGGCAACCACCACAAGGCAGGGCGAGGCAAGGAAGAATCCTCCCCCAGGGACTTCAGGGAAAATATCGCCCTGCTGACAACTGGATTTTGGATtactggcctccagaactgtgagagaaaatatttctgttcttttaggCCACctggtttgtggtaatttgttatggcagccttaggaAGCTAATACAAGATAGGTATGATTTTGGATtagaattgccttttttttttgtttgtttctctcacTAGAGTAACCTGCCATGAGAGCAGAGGCTATATCTGGCTTGTTTGTCATGATTTTCCTCGCTCTTGGACCATTAAATGGTCCATAATAGACATAAAGTAAACATTCGTTCGATGAatgagtacaaaaaaaaattgattacctGAGGAAAATGGCtctctaaagagaaaaaaaattgtgtgtcCTTGGTCAGAAAAGTAGCCAAATGCAAAAAGATAAAGCCATTTTTACGTAACTGATATTGTCAGATGCAAAACTTCTATTTAACTCTTTTTGCTAAGGTATGACAGCTGTTCTATGGTAATCCTTGGAAATAGACTAAAGAGTTGGCGTAACTTTTTTCACTTTATTTTCAGTTGCAAGAGACATTCTAGGAGGTGATGATGATTTCATATTTGAACAAAACCAAGTAGTCTGAACTGCAACTAAACcttcacataaaccaaaaaccaaagacatcactatcgaattgattccagctcacggtgaccccatgtgttacagagcagaactgttccatagggttttcttggctctaatgtCTTTaatgtctatggaagcagatcaccaggcctttcttctgagataaggccactgggtgggttcaaaccaccaacctttaggttactagctgagcacaaaccatttgggccacccagggacctaaatcTGCACAGAGTTGATTTCTAATTAAATGAGCATATATACTTTGGAAAAGTTTATTAGCCTCACAACAGCCAGATTTAACAACTTGGAAAGCACTTCATTGCTGTAAAATTTCAGATTTCTCTTGCATGTGCATGACATTCATACTGGCTTTATTTCAACTTGAAAATCTTCTTTGCTTGTTCTAAAGTTTTCTGATCTAGGGGAGGCTTCCTCTGGCTGCCAGGCTGCAGGAACTTCTTCACCGTGGAGAGGCTGCTGACTCTGGCCTTCAGGGCCTGCAATGGACAACAGCACAGCCTCAGAGTGGAGCCAAAAGACCAGACCACCATTAGCACAACCTGAGACCCTCCAAGGCAAGGACTAACTGAGTCCCCTCCATTAGCACCTAAATGGGATGCAGATGCCCAGAGAGaaatgaagataaaagaaaatattcctCAATAGCATTTTCCCCTGAAGACACCTTTGTTTAAGACTTTACTTATATCTCAGTCTTCTTCATCTTCTTCCTTACAGAGACGTCTTGTATAGTCATTGTGCTTGCACAATACAAGGATGAATAATGTGCCTGTCTTCAAGTCAGATATCAACATCAATAAAGTTTCCCAGTAACAGAAATAAAGATAGAGGAAAACTGAGTAGGAATAAAGACAGAGAAAACTAAAAATGATAAACCATGGGGCCAGTTGAAACTAATTTGCCTGGTGAGAGAGATAAAGacaggcagggggtgggggtgagggggaaGACCAGTGCAGAGAGAGACTCAATGTCTAAAAGGCAGAGCAGAAGCCAAGGGTAGGAAGTCAGAGGGAAAGAAACCTGCTCAGGCAGACTCAGAAGTGGAAGACCTTGGATAAAGGAAATCACAGAGAAAAATGAGACCAGAGACAGCAATGGAATAGAGGGAGGGGCAGAGATGCTGAGTGGAGTCTTTCTCATGATAAAAGACAGAACATTCTTCTTGGGTTACCATCCAGTTCCAGTTTTCTTGGCTTAGCAAGATCTTTTCATGCCTCAGAACCAGGGCCTAGAAGCTAATTTTGATGACATAAGAGAAAGGGAAGGCCTGGAAAAGGCTAGGGCTCAAATCACCAGTCCAAGGGTCCATATAGTAGATTCCCAGGAGGGAGGGGTGGGGCTTCCTCTCCTGGAGGCAGTGAAATCAATCACCTTCAGTAGAGGGAAGTTGGCAATAAGGCTGGGGTCCAGCTCTTCCACGTAGTAGATAAGTTCAACCAGGTGAATGTCAGCCCTGCTCAGCTTGTTGCCAACAAGATAGTCTTGTCCGTGGCTCTTTAACACCTGGAAAATTAGAGGACATCAGATCATGAACACATGCAGAGTCAGGCTGGTTCTCTCCGGACTCCCTGCAGCCGGTGTTCCCCACCCCTGCTGCCTTACTGGGCAGTTGAAGAGCTTCAGACCTTTCTCCACCACCCCTGATTCAATAAGAGAGAGGAAGAAGTGGATTTCTACTGTTCTTTCCTCACTCTTCAGTTGAAGCCCAAGCtagtgttttcttttctcttccccaCATCATTGTGACATTTCACACTCCAACCCCAATACTTGCATCTTCCACAAGTGCCAGGGACTTAGCACCTGCTGCACCGTGTGTCTGTTTAGCCCACCCCCTAAATGTGTGCAGCCCTGAAACTTCAGGCTATGACTCTccattcttctctctcttctctcccttggGTGACATCTCTTCTTCATGACAACATTCTTCACCTCTGAACAGACTATTTCAGAGTCTACATTTCTCCTCTTACCTGCTTCCTCATTTCCTGGTCTATCTTTTCTCGGAATTCAACCTCTTCCTTGCAACATTTACTTTGATTCCTAATTTACCTGTGTCTGTAAAaacgttggagccctggtggtgcagtggttaagaccttggctactaaccaaaaggtgggcagtttgaatccaccagtagctccttgaaaatcctatggggcaattctactttgtcctatagagttgctatgagacagaatcaactcaagagcaagggtttggttttttaggtttgGTAAAAACATTGAATTATGTTATAATCTGCATGCTGGAATGTTTAGGGCAGAACTGCACTGATGTTGCATTTACTTGGAAAGGCATCAAAAAGTAATAAGTTTTGGATGGAgagatgaaagatgaaaagatatgaTGAAACAAacgtaataaaatattaattttagaatCTGTGATGGGTATATATGTATTGTACGTGCTTTTTAActtgtctgtctgtctggaatttttcaaaataaaatattgagaAAATGTGTGATATTTATTTAGAATATTCCAACCACATACAGATCATAAAGAATAAAGACAAAAACACAGGACGTCACTACCTAAAGATAAACCATTGTTAACCCTATCGGCAAATATCCTTTCAGACTATGTCTCTGTATAGATCCATGTGTAATGattttatacaaaaataaaatatcaaaagcTAATTTGTAATATACATTTTCACTTACGTTTTCATGGGGCTGATTGCATTTCTAACTGTAGATAGATTAATCTGTAATGCTGTATGGTTTGTCTTCTGCGAAGGTGCCCTAAGCTGTCAGTATCACCAGGGCCATGACGGCCTATTCTCTTATTGCTATTAAACTTGTAGTTTTTTGTATAGAGGCTGAGACCCAAGGACTGAATTAACATTTGTTGAACGAATGAAAGAATGATCTATAGATGGATGTTTCGATGTtagtcctttttttctttttttttaagcctcctgaatctcttttttttttttgaatctcttATGCAAGAGTTCTTGGAATGCTAAAATGGCTAAGCACTAGgctacttactgaaaggttgacacttcaaattcacccagagctACCTTGCAAGAaatgcctgacaatctacttctgaaagatcacggccactgaaaaccctgtgaattgcaattctgctctgaaacacatgaggttgctgtgagtccaaatcgactcgagggcaactgatttggtttttcaTTTGATCTCTTATGGAGCTACTGGTGTGCATgtagttaatatgcttggctgctaaccgaaaggttggaggttcaggtccactccatggagccttggaagaaaggcctggtgatctattttcaaaaaatcagccattgaaaacccggtggagcacagttctactgtgacacacacaagATTGCCATGAGCAGAACTGCCTTGATGACAACTGATTTGGGGTTCTGGTATCTCTCGTAATCATTTTTTGGTTCATGATTTTTATATAGCTTGATTTCAGAGAGTtttcatcttgaaatgttctccttTTACCTTCAAAGAAACAACATCGACTAATAtatgtactatagggtcactatgagtcggaatcgactcgacggcagaggGTAATATATGTACTGTATACTTAATGATGAGacttttttcctttagttttcaTGGCTTTCCTCAAAAGTCTGACAGCCATGTCCCAAATCCTTTAGATTCTTCTTAATAAATTTGTGTATTTCTCTTTCTCCTCATCCCACTATCCCTGTTTAGCTACTTCTTATCCAACATTTGAATGTTTACAATATTATCCCAGTGGGCAGCAGTCTCATGTCTTCCTATACACGGTGCCTGAATATTTCTCTAATGTGTTGCTTTTATCATGTTCCAACTTGGATCAAACCCTTGGTGCTCTGCAGGATATAGTCCAATCTCTAGCATTGCCCGAAGCACCTGCCAACTCGAGTTCTAAATATGAAGATGGAATTCTGTGAGTCAGAGAATTCTAGATTGGGTCCTGGTAAATTGAAATTTTCTGAAATTTTACAACTTGGCTTTATAACCAATAAAATTGTTCTTCACAGTTGATTTTTATAAAACATCTTGAGGGTCAGGATGCGACCTTAGTTTATTAAGGGAGGCTCACTGGAATGAAGGTCAGTGCCCAGTAATGGCCAGGCACTGGAATTCTGTTGTCCTCTAAACTCTTTACCTCAAAGCATCCAGCAGATTCCATTTACCTTTTCAAAGGCAGGAAAATAACGGTTTGTTGTTTTCTCTTTGATCAACGCAAGCTTGGCATCTTTTTCCCCAGGTGGTGCAACTGGCAAAAGAAGGATCATCTCACCCAAATCTGCCACACCTTCTATATACATATCAATCCTGAAAGACAAAAATGAGCAGAGTGTCAAATGCCTCCTGCCTTAGATTTTATAATTCAAAAAAGAGTCTCTTTTTCATTGGGTGTTTATTTTGTGCCAGTCATAATGCtacaatttttaattatcttttcacatttaatttttaaatcaatCTACTGGGGTACACGTGTCTAAAATTTTTGTTAAACACATGACCAAATGTAGGTACAGAGAGCATGGGTGACCCATTTAAGGTCAAGGTTAAGACAGTGGTAGAATCACTGCAAGTACCAAATGATACTCTATTTAGGGTTTTCCATCTCTGTTGTTGGTTCTGTGCACAAACTGGTGTGAGGCATATGGCTAAAGGCCTGCCACCGAAGTAATCCCAAGGGACAGGTCACAAGGTGACCTCAGTCATGTCCTCTTAACCAGGTACAATTATTTAAACAATTCCAACCAATGCATATTCCAGGgaacatttttccttttgttccaaactgagcttttttttttttttaaatagtagtaaaaatatataaacaaaacattTGCATTTCAGCatgttttacatgtacaatttagtgacattaattacacttaTCACTGAGTTTTTTAACTAACAGCTTATCGAAACATAATTCTCAGGCCATAAATTTCACCCTCTTAAAGGGTACAATTTAGTGTTGTTTAGCACATTCACAGAGGTCTGTAACCATCATCAGAATATTTGTGTCATTCCCAAAAGAAACATTGTTCCCTTTAGCAGTGACTCCCTATCAGACTCTCCtccaacccctggtaaccactaacctaCGTTCTGTCTCTAGAATTTGTTTGGGGGTTTTTGTGTAAGTTTGGCTGCTTCAGGCCTGTATCCAGATACCTGAGGTAACCCCGGGCACCAACGAATCACTGGGTTCTGGCCTCTGCTAACCATGCCAAGTTGGCTAGTCCATATAACTTAAATATCTCATCATCATTTCATAATTTCTAGAACTTCAGAATCAGTCTCTTTGGCTCCTTCCCTTCCTCAGTCTTCTTCTCTAGACACTCAGACACTTTGTTCTTGTGTCTAGCTGTTGCTACCATGCAGCTCCTAAAGCCCTGAGCTGCTAGAACAATGATATTACTATCTTTCTGGCTTCCTTTTTGTCAACACTTGGAAATCTCTGTCTTGGTGCTACATGGTGGCGCACCCACTAAACCCAGCCCAGGTTTTCATTCCCCCTTCTCTACAGCACTGGGCTGTGCTGGACATCACTCAGTCTATATGCCTAAGGCCCAGCCTGACGCTGAGTCAGGATCCCCTGCCATGGTCCCACTCAGTTCTGGGGCTTCTGCTCCTCCTGGCCTCTTCTTCTGCAGTCCCAGTATACTCTGTCCACTCAAGGTAGGACCCAAGTGGTTCCCATGTTGTTTGCTGATATCAGAACAGAGAATATACCGTACAGGGCTCTCTCCTTTATGTCCTTCCCATAGAGGTTGTATTTGGTGGCAATGTAGTTGAGAATGGCTCTGGTCTGCACCAGCTTCATTCCATCAATTTCAACCATTGGCACTTGCTGGAACATCAAACTCCCCtcttttgaaagaaagaaaagaaaaagagtaggTGAAATATTTTATGGATCGCACCCTTTAGGGATGAAAAAATGTTTGTTCAGGTGACAGAAgatgcaaaataaaaccaaaaatcataACGCAATGGCATGTCAACTGAAATTGCATTTGGTTTTCAGCTTCACAGTAGTCCTTCCTGTTCTTATCGATCTCCCTTTTATTTTGAACCtgttttttcatttatcttaTTATTTCCCAACCAGGTATAAATCGATTCCTTTGTATTTTACGTGTCTAAAGTACCTTCAAGAAAAGTTgggagtggctgcaacagtgctgCCAGCCAGGTGCCATTTTAAATgggaaattaacaaaaaaaaaaaaaatttttttttcttttttcccaaagTAATTCTCATTGTGTTCATGACATTCTGAGAGGGATTTCTATGTAGAGGCCACTTTCTGTGCTCCTCAAATCACACCCTGGGAGTGGTATATGCAGGGCAGGTCCTGTTTTCCTAACCCCACAGATGCTGTTCCTTGCTCAGTTATCTCCCACGCCACCCTCTCACCTGGCCTCCCAACTGGTTCTACATGGTCTCATTTAACTGTGTCTGCAATATTGCTAGGATGTCACTTCATCACAACCGATAAAATAACTGAAGTCATTGCCACTCCTCTGTCTATTTATTCCTTTCACTCTAATGCATGCTTTTGTGTGTCTTTTGCTGGAGGGCAGTGTGGGATCCTGAACTCTTTGCAGCTCATTCACGGTACACAAAAGCATGAGAAAGCAACCAGAGGGAATCACAGGGCACTGGGCATGGTTTCTGTAGCAGACTCCCAGCGTTGTAGCCCTTCTTAGCCCTGAGAGAGCTGTGAGACCTGCTCAGGGAGCCCCACTCCTTACATTTTAACCACTTTTCTCCTTCTCTACCACCCTCAGCTACCACCACATAGACACATAAGGCATTGCCTGGTGTCTCCACCTCGACTTAGGACTTCTAGTAGACATCATCTCAGTAGCATTTAGAAACTTGGTCTTACCATTTATTAACTTTTCCAAGTCTTCTGGAGATTCTAAAAATTTCTCTTCAAACTGGAAGGcagaaacagtaaaaaaaaaaaatcctgttactTCGTTCAATACCACTATAGAGCTTTCAAACTTGAAAGGCTAGTACATAATATGGAGAAGGTAAGATTTCTGAGTTTGGCAGGAGGAGTCTGGTCTTGGCCATTTGGAATACTTAGATAAAACTCATCAAGGAAGGGGCATGGGTCACAGCCACTGGCTGCTCATTCCTTAAGGTCCCCTTCACCTCCATCGTATCCCCAGAAATTAGGTAAAGATTTGGAGGAAAGTGTCATTGGAGGGAGGAGACTTGGGTGATTGCTATAATTCTGGAGTTTTAACATCTTGGGAGAGCCTGTTTGTCCACATCAGATCAGGTTAGGACAGTGTGTGCCCCCTGTCACCAATTGGCCTTTGCCATAATTTATATCATCCTATTCCACAggagtgaagccctggtggtgcaatggttaaagctctcggctgctaaccaaaaggttggctatttgaacccaccagccactccccaagagaaagacaaggcagtctgcttctataaagatttacagccttggaagccctatggggcagttctgccatgTCCTGTAGTCAGAATCACTCGACAGCAtcaggtttgctttggtttggtaTTCCCCAGGAGCTTCGTCCATGGCAAAATGGGTCCTGGTTGTTGCACAGCTCCTGTTCTTGCAACTCAGTATCTCCTCTTCTTGAAAATTTGGGACACTCTAAGGCAGATTTGCCAATCTAAGGAGAAAAACTAGAGTCCCTGGGCTAGTTCCAGCCCCTCTCCGCCAAATAACTTTGGTTTCTGATTTGACTTCCTGGGTTCGCATCTGAGCTTTTTCACTTTGTGACCTTCAGTGCATTACTGAACCTCTGTGTGCCTCAGTGTTCTTACCTGAGTGTGATTATGGGTGTCATTATGGTACTTATGCTATAGGTTTAATGACTTAGGCATGCAAAGCACTTAGAACCGTATCAAGTGCACATTAAGTGCTTGGTAAATGTAAGTTGTCATTAGGGTTTCAACGGGTGGCTGCTGTTTCATCCTACAGAttcacatcctttttttttttttttttttttttttttaagcaatccACACTGGTGAATATGTAAGTTCTTCCTGGCCTATTTCCACTATGTTAAACACAGGTGTACATTAGACCTTCTAACACATGTTCCATTGGTTGCATGGCAGCCAAGTAGTTGGGCTCTTTCAGGCGAGTCA encodes the following:
- the LOC100673430 gene encoding glutathione S-transferase A2, which gives rise to MAGKPMLHYFNGRGRMESTRWLLAAAGVEFEEKFLESPEDLEKLINEGSLMFQQVPMVEIDGMKLVQTRAILNYIATKYNLYGKDIKERALIDMYIEGVADLGEMILLLPVAPPGEKDAKLALIKEKTTNRYFPAFEKVLKSHGQDYLVGNKLSRADIHLVELIYYVEELDPSLIANFPLLKALKARVSSLSTVKKFLQPGSQRKPPLDQKTLEQAKKIFKLK